The following nucleotide sequence is from Vanessa cardui chromosome 19, ilVanCard2.1, whole genome shotgun sequence.
tgttatgtcCACAAAACTCGAAGGACATAACAAGCCAACTGTTGTATTCTTTACCATTACTGCAAATAATTCCCATAATCCTACCTAATTTTGGGAAAACGTACATCCAATAATTGTCGATGTACAACATAACAATTCTCACATAACTACAATTCAATTTTTCTCTGTTGTATCGAGTCACCAAATATTCAGCAAATACAACGTAATTTGCATAACATTCCTTGAAGCCGAGCACAGATAAGGCTGCTGATAGTGTTTGTGGTGGTGCTATCTCAAATGCACTGCAAATGAAAAGATAGCAGCGGGTCCAGATATTTcaaatgtacaattttttttcccTCTGAAGGTTCTCTTGTACTTAATCACTGACAGTgacatacaaaatattgaaaaagcgCTATATAAAGTTGTAGTACCTCTTCAagtacattacatttttactgGCACTCTCAGTGAAcctcaaaaacaaaaaatttgtTTTGCCAAAGGGGCTTTTGTTCTTACTTGAAACATAAAACATATCAGACTGTTCCTCCACCCATCATTTAACAACCTAAAGAAGCCATTCTATTGGATGGATTGGAGATAACATTTCTAATATTGTTGCAGTAgcttaaaaaacatattaagctCTTAGCAAGATTTAGCCAACTGTCCACCCTACAAAGACCTCTGATAATATTTGTGTTGTATCTagaagacaacattacataactttatgttttatattgaattagataagattattttctttggtgttattcaaaatactttattttatgtcaAGTTATAAAAACTGAAATTGGTTTGTTTTTATCACTATACTTATATCTTTGTAGAATgtacaaattaatgtttataagaaACACTACTGTTTTATTAGGCTTACTGCTGCATTACTTATGTGTCCCActgattattattgtattttcaataacacataggattctaattattaaaaatgtctcAGATTCAAACTAAAGTGTTACTCATCAAAAGAAGAATATAATGTCCTCGGTTAgaattactatttttgttttaaaattcagGATTGGTGATTACTGCAATCTAGATTAATAAGAATATTCTATGAAACTTACTATTTAGCATTACAGTTCAGAACTGACTTATTAGTGAGTCTCaatggataataataataaaaaaaaaaaaaaaaaaattgtgaggcaattgttgaattttttgacaccttaatatataatatggcaCAAAAACAGTGAATCCACTAAAGCTAATGCTGCAGAGTGAGGTATACAATAAATCGAActacaatatatctatatctacaAAATAAGAGGAACTACCACTAAGAAACACCGCTAAAATTCCCGCTGTTAGTATCGAGAAATAATGTTATGAGTCTTTTATCTGCAAATATGTTGAGCGCGGAATGTTGGATTCCAGGGCTGATTGCGGCTTCCGCACAGGATATCAGCTTCGTACACCcgcatcatttttatttttttaaagaacgcTTTATTATTCAAGACATTACTGACAAATGTCAAGTGCTATTTACTAAAAGTAAAATGCTAACAATGTGCCAACTATCAAGTGGACAGTTGTAAAATGGCACTGTTGCCTTAACTCAAACTTAAGTCTCCTATACACATTAGCCCAGCTATTCAAGAATATTGTGTATGAGAAAAATCATtacataactatttaaatatttgaaatgataaccattattttagtataaataatttaaaaaatttactctgttaattataaataaattcattcaattaaacatatatattatactagcgacccgccccgtttTTGCTCAGGTGCAAAGCTGATATTAAaagtactacagaatttgtttatttacgacatcacattagaaacttctaaaattttcagtgtttctaTTCTAGGTtatccacgtattatatacaaaaaccttcctctctaatcactttatttattaaaaaaatatcgcaaGAAATTCCGttccgtagttttaaagatttgagcataaaaagggatatagggaaagaaaaagcgactttgttttatactatgtaatgaattatcactacatagtataaaacaaagttaaacATTAGTCTACAGTGTAGCTCcagttttctatttatatgaataagtcAGGTAATAGAATAGAAAACATTTGTTGGGGGGGGGGATGTTGAAAAGCTAAGCTAAGCCAGCTAAGATTTAAAAAAGCTTCCAACTACTAAGCTATCGCGAGTTAACCGTgctattgtgagtcaaccatataagatagacatatgctgtcatgggatattgattaaataattttaaggagaacatttccgtcatacatgatttctgtgtagctttaatcattaaggttgtacacacgacgaaagattaaaaaaatatggagtaacttctcccgttttcccaaCATTTCTCTGCTCCTATGATTGTGGCGTGATGAAAAGTACTAtatataaccagctcaggagtatgaaaaataattgcatcaagtttcgttaaaatccgtcgattagtttttgtttctataacggttatacagacaaacaataattttactgattgcatttttgtcaTTAGTATCGATCCTTGATCACCCTgatctgatagttattttggaaatgTATATCATGTACAGAATAGAcatctctacagatttattataagtatagatattgttcacgtattatacatacaaaatcaTCCTCTttaaatcattctatctattaaaaaaacttcatcaaaaacCAAAAGTTTTAGAGATTTAAGCATATACAGGACAAGAAAGTCAGCGCgaagcaattttgttttatactatgtagtgataacaaATAGGTACAACATACACAGTTTTAACTCATTAGAAAATACAAACCGCTCTGTCCCTccgttttaaaactgtaatatcttcgaaaatattcatttaaattacatgctgtaaggCCTGTagggccatattgatctatattgaatgcacaatttatttaaggtacctAATTGGATAATgattaatgctatattgctcaaaatcgcttcgaaaataagccattatttctcgtaaaaaaaacgataaaaaatgtttattatgggttatctttaagagatagacatatactaacgcggacttttttgtagacatttttgaggtgtacaattccgtagtacattattttgatctatctagtagggttcagccagcgtttacaatgtaatcgcaaaaaaaattgtaaatttacgacatcacattagaaactttttaaattatcagttttacttaactatattgtctatgtattatatacaaaaactttcctctcgaatcactccatctattaaaaaaccgcatcaaaatcctttgcgtagttttaaagatttaagcgtacaaagggacgtacggtcagagaaagcgactttgttttaaactatgtaaagatataggtacatattataaatgactaattacgaaatttaaattgttattgttcTACATGACaatatggttttaaaaatatgaaaaacttaTCTTTGAATCAAATTTTTAGAAATGatcgatgtaaaaaaatacagacgaattgataacctcctcctttttgaagtcgattgaaaACAAAGATTCTCTATTGACAATTTCGAAAAAAgtctgtaaaaataataagttacttACTGTTTTTTCAGACAATCTCTTGAATTTTACGCTAATACGTTATTGTGAAATTTATAGGTTaagatttaattgtatattataaattcaatcaaacaataaataaaacaattttattcaactGTTTTTCAAGtgtttttgattaaaagaaTTACAATACTTTTTACCTCAGCAAGCTAATTTCAACTATTAAACTGTTATTTATGCTTTATATTATCCATATAATTAATAGTTCACagtaattttatgtttgttattcatCATGAGATCATTTGTACAGTCATTTAGATGCGATGCCATTGCGCAGTCGTTTTTAGTCTTAATGCTTGTTTCAATACAGCGATCTAAGTTTTTCTccaattttttcattaatttatcatCTTTCTCATAAAATTTACGCACTAATGTAAGTAAattatctgtaataaatattcgattattgacgtaatataataatcaatgatattcgaataaacatatgttatatccatactaaacaacagaaaaaagtgtgccgcgccgaggaccgtttattttagtttatttttacatatcgtaaaaaggatagcttgataaaaacaataagtaaaagggataactagatgttttaattacgcaaaactactacgtaattatgtattataacgtattactacgtaaaactacaaaaggaaaacgtcccaattaggacgttttctagtcttcactttttgcgcgttaataacatatctgtttactacaacatcattggacgtaatacaaatttaaaaactcGAATAAGTATTGTAACATACAAACCTTTATGGATTTTTCCGTTTTCAATAACACCGTTCCTTTTTAAAACACAAGCAATAAGACATTCGCCGTGTACTGGCGACTCTTTCATCGGTGACAAACTCTTTACCGGTCTTCTATCATTCTTCTGAACTTCTTTGAGGCACTCGGacatattctttttaaattgctCAACGTGACTCTTGACTTCTTTAGGAAATGAACTGTATGACCAATCCGGCTCGACACTTCCGTGATTGTGAGCGTTGacttttgtaacaaaataaagtgtatttttctatactcaataatattattgatgtaaTACCATGTAAATTCTATTTAAAGTGGTCACCACAAggattcataaatattaaccatatacattttaaattaacatggttattttactaaagtgaacaagacattcgtagataatgtcgaaatatcgagctccaccgaataaaaataaaaaaaacatggtaaatgtcccggaattaataactttagtaatattaaccattctttatacTGTAAAATCGTCAGCTACCAACTATGatgtgatgtcccttgtgcctgtaatgaCTGGCTCATTCATCCCTTAcctaaaaaagaaacatatttcataCATGCTCACCACTTTTTACacgatttttcttttgaaagaTCATATTTTTCGTTATGACAGTATCTTTGTCGATTTTAATGTTATGCTTAGTATCTAGGCCTAGCATTTCTGCATTATTCTGACCTTTTTCGCCCGTAACAAAttgaaaaattgttaataaaatgaaaaaataggaaaacatgttttttgaaaattaatccgAACAAAACTGTTAACAAACCGATTAGCTTTTAGCTTACAAGTAAATGATTAAATTGTTATGCTGCCCTTAATTGGCTAATATACTTTTCATGAAGCCAATTATTTAgcaaaaatataccaataaaattttatgacttTAGATTTGATTGGCAAGAGTTGACTGAGAGAAAAATAGTCATTGATCTCAGTTGTGTcataaattctaaattcaaatttaattcagaCGATTTAAGAATGTATCTTGTAATTGTtattagatgaaaaaaaaatctttttcttttcaattcTTCAGCAATTTTAGTAAGGAAAAAGACAGCCATGGATCAGATATACTGTATTAATACAGCCCCATGTCGTCAAGGATGCCTAACTATTACCCTTTATAATTTCTTAGTACAAAGCATAATAGAATACAGAATAACTGACATAATATTCAGTCACCAGACctgaaaaatatatcgatatcaATATAAcaatagatttatattataaaccgAATTGTACTCAAAATAATAGTGGCATTATCCCGTGATATTCTAACTATGAATCTAAACGTAaatgagtttattattattttttcttttttactctTTCAATTAATCAACCGATCATCCTAAATATAGCATGCACGTTagaaaatctataataaaacaacatagaaTTAATTAGACTACCGAGCAAAACTAGTTTGTAAACAAATCGTCctagaaaacaaaatttatttatcttgcaAATTCAGAACAAGTCAGTCCATGTGATATGGATTAATGTAAACCAGAGTGtgttaatagatttattagactattttattactatatggAGCAGTCAAcgtcatttttttaagtaaaggtAAAGATACCTTCATTATGACACAAGAAAAGTACACTACATAACACTACAAGAGGTAATATGCGATCTCCCGCCAACAAAGCGTCAGCTGATAGTTCTGTATGAATAGTGCGAGTTATACAAAACTAATCGTAAACCCAATCATCTCGTTATTGAGTATACTCGTTTCCTATTGTTGTAATTGTCGTCCGTACTCACAAAATACTGAAAACGACCAATCACGAGCgttaatgttgttattttttatgtgataagaGGCAAAAGAGTAAGATGGAAACATAACTACTAGTTACTaccgctcatggacatctgcaacatcgaGGCGTTGTCACTTTCGAATGCTTGTTGATGCTCGTTAACGGCGATCCGAAAAACTCATAAATAATTCCGAATTCtgtcactagatggcgctatttttattttcatacaaatatttgaaaacgtCAACTATAGAATAAAATCTTCAAAACCTCGCACTAGAAACGCTCTTAcgatacaaatataacattggAACGAAGTCACAAGTTAACTCTTGCTTGTGATACTATATgatgacataaaatattaatcaaagaaatgtttgtaaaaaaaaaaaaaaaactaaaatctatttttctttaatttatatttaatacagtcGGTCATATTTAATACGGACTTTCATACtatagtttttgtatatttccTGTACTAATAAAACTAATCTagagttaatataattaaaactaaattaaattcatcttgtacaattgaaaagtaattagtaattatgACATGTATACAGAGAacaaatgacatttaaaaatagaaaatggcgcgtcaagtgtaagttggcgtgtggcaaaaacatgtactaattatttttgttcatttacatcttatttgttttatttacccttattaagaaaacttacccaaaatctattaaaaatgagacgtagagaattattttctagggagatattggtaaaataaacaaaaaagtggaaagacaaagggtgtagcaggtgctacCACAGGAaagccaacttatacttgacagtctgtaaCAGCCGAGTGTCACAAGATGGACTGACAATAACGCCCGGTTACTGTTTTAACGAAACATACATACACCCTACTACTATCAGTAAGTAAAGGTACTTTCTAAATAACACTTCGTAATAGTCGTTCTACTATACGAATACAATAACCGGGTGTAATATTCCTTTAATAGCAGACAATATCAGACgtttaattttgatgaaaaataatctaaataaaattatatttattatactgcCTTTAAGACGAACTGGTGTATTGAAAGTCAGATTTTCTAATACATTGGTTATCTTAACATGTAAAGCGGTAAATAGAAAAAATGAGGTATCTGTCTATCTGGTATTAATAAGCATGTAAATAAGCATGCTCATGTACATGCTAGTGTTATTCATTTATCATAAATCAAAATgactttcattaatttttactgtTCTTTGTTTAAATCTACTATAAACTACTTAAATCTACCTTAAGACTATTTGAAATACACGAAAATACTAAAACTAATGAACAGAGAGAGATAAATGCAACTAGAATGGATACTcttcaaataatttcaaaactcTTTACATGCCATATTACTGAAACGGCATAATGAtttaaaaccttaataaaaaatattctgaatactaagattatattttgaataatatgtaCAATTTCGAACTGTTTCTACAATATGtgcatatatattaattaaactaaattacaaaatactttaaagGGGACACCCCACTCATAACCATTGTCatgaaaatctataataatttatttatgtgtgcGTGTACATGAAACACCTGTTATCAACATTACATCATTAATGCAAGCTTATATTTCctttcgttttatataattgcaaaattacaaataaagctTCCTGTCAAGGTACAATTCACCATTACATACTTATATCATAGCGTACAAAACAGAAACAatgagataatatttttaattactcatATCAGGTAttaatcagaaataaaaaaacatttacaactCTTACCatgtgataattattattttattttcataacttaAGTGGCTTGTGTTACCATacctgaaataaaacaataagaaaattattaaacatatgattaattataaaaaaatgataaaagcaACATCACTGCTTTGAAAATTATCATTAGAACTCCTCTTATCAACTTAATAATTGTAGTGAAATATTGAGaccgtataaaaaaaaaatcatgaaattgGGTAGGAAGTAAAAAGTTGCAGAAATGAGTGTGCTAGGGTATAAGGCAAACGAAGCCTTAAATGTATCAGCATAAAGATGAAAATAGCTTGAATTGAATTATCACGGACCGGCGGCGgagggcgcggcgggcgcgtcgGGCGCGTCGGGCGCGCAGGCGGCGCACAGCGGCACGGCGCGCGGCGCACTCAGCGCACGTAAAGGTGCGCGCGCGCACACGCAGCGCGTGCACACGCAGCGCCCACAACCCCAGCAGTGGTGCTGCGGGCGCGGCCATTGCATTCAGTACGAGACAGAATTAGTTTTGACCTCagagttttttaattttaattaacactcTTTATTAcactgagaaattttacatGGTAATTTTACACATGAAATCATTGTTCACAATGTcgggcttatttctaaaagaaatttcttccagccaacccacagctgtatgagtgttatatagcaggtataaatagtgcaacaacaacaacaacaacaacagcctgtaaactcccactgctgggctaaaggcctcctctcctttgaggagaaggtttggaacatattccaccacgctgttccaatgcgggttggtggaatgcacatgtggcagaatttctatgaaatttatcacatgcaggtttcctcacgatgttttccttcaccgctgagcacgagatgaattataatgataaattaatagtGCAACATTAGACTCTAACTCTtagtaatattatgtttaagcaGTTTTGTAGCAGACCTTACCTTCCTGCTGAAGTGGTCGAGTGGGGTGGAGCAACTGCACTCCGTTACGTTCTTGATGCTTTTCCAGTCCAAGGCTACGGTGTTCATCTCAGCCTCGAGCTGAAGCATACTGGAGGGTATCGACGCGTCCACTTTCTGTGACGAGCGCACGCACATATTTTCCTTATTCATTACAAAAACAGTAATTTGgacaaaatgttttattcttttttttatggtataggttggtggacgagcagatgggccacctgatgaagtggtcaccatcacccatagacaatgacgctgtaagaaatattaactattccttacatcgtcaatgtgccaccaaccttgggaactaagttgttatgtcccttgtgcctgcagttacactggctcactcacccttcaaaccggaacacaacaatactgagtactgttatttggcggtagaataactgatgagtgggtggtacctacccagacgggcttgcacaaagccctaccaccaagtaaattctaaattctaaaataaattaataattaaattaaattagtaattctcaaatttaaataaattttaagttgttaaaaatactgtttcaaaattattttaagtcttTTTTTCGTATAAACGAAAAATAAC
It contains:
- the LOC124538017 gene encoding uncharacterized protein LOC124538017, whose protein sequence is MFSYFFILLTIFQFVTGEKGQNNAEMLGLDTKHNIKIDKDTVITKNMIFQKKNRVKSVNAHNHGSVEPDWSYSSFPKEVKSHVEQFKKNMSECLKEVQKNDRRPVKSLSPMKESPVHGECLIACVLKRNGVIENGKIHKDNLLTLVRKFYEKDDKLMKKLEKNLDRCIETSIKTKNDCAMASHLNDCTNDLMMNNKHKITVNY